CTGTGAAAATGTTGTTACATACCAGTTTGAAAAGGATGCATGTGATGGACCATGAAGGATTATTTAGCCTGGAATGTAAATGGATTACAAATCGGCAGAAAATATATGCTCTTCCATTGTAAAATCGGTAGATGAGGGGTGATCAAATTTGACTGTTGATTAGAATCCTTGGCTATTGATATGTCTTCTTGCTAATTCATTCATATATGCAGGCAtatttgttgttgatgaagattTTTTAGTGGAATTGGTAATTATCAATTTACATCATTACTAACGCTAGAAAAATTATGACAACAGGGACGACGTGGTGCTGCCACTAGTGGGACGAGAGGAACTAGTGCACAATCTTAAGAATTTGCTTTATAAAAGCAAAGAAGATCATGAAAATGTGATCACTGTGACTGGGGAGAGTGGAGTCGGCAAGACAAAGCTAGTGAGGACCCTGTACGACAGGCGGCAGACCCTGTCTCATTTTGACATCTATGAGTGGGTGAGCTTTGGTCCTAATCTTAGTGCCTCTGATGTCCTCAAGATAATCATCACACGCATTACTGTTGGAGAAGAATGTCACAAGGACAAGATCACAGATAAACTGAAGGAGATATTGAAAGGAAAGAAGTATCTGTTTGTGATCGATGCTGAGCTCAGTGACTCAGAGTGGAGCCGCATTTTTCCTATGCTTGATGTGGGTGTCGAAGCTGGCAGCAGAATAGTGAGAATTTCACAGAGTACGCCACATCAACCACccccaccatataaagaaaaaagaGTTGTGGTTCCAAAATTTGAAGACAATGAAGTAGTCATCAATCTGTTCAAGAAAACCTTCCTAACATATGGCAGAAATGAACTTCCTGAATATCCTGACGAATCAATAGAGAAATTCAGAATGAAGATATTGGAGAACACAAAAGGATTGCCGCTGGCGGTAGTTCTTCTATCAGGCCTTCTGCGGACCAAGAAGTACCCTAATGAATGGGAGACAGTGTTTGATCACCTGAAGAAAATGCAGTCAAAGCAGATTGATAAGATTTTATCCCTCTGCTTCGATGACCTTCATTATGATCTGAAATCTTGCCTCCTCTACTTTGCTGCATTGCCGGTGAATACTTTTATCAGGGCAAAAAACATTGTGTGCATGTGGATGGCGGAGGGCTTCCTGGTACCAAAGGCCACAACAGTGGAGAAAGTAGGAGAGCAGTACCTGAAGGAGCTGATAGATAGGCGCCTTGTCAACTTGGCGCCAGTGTGCTATAATGTTCCTGGGAATGAGCGTGTAGCTGTTCAGAGCAAAGTACACGCTTTCCTGCAGCTTGAAGCACAAGAGCAATGCTTTGTGGAGATCCACCGTGGTGATGACATCCCAGCCTTGTCGGATGTTCGACGCTTGTCGCTCCAGAATCACAAAGACAAGTATGCAGCTTTGTCACAGCCTCTACCAAAGCTGCGAGCCATCctgtcaaactttgagatagaACAAGAGGCTCCACAAGTTGGCGAGAAGCTGCCAGGTGAAGCTGGAGAACAAGATGGAAATGGATGCCCTGGTTTCTCAATAAGAGGAGGGGGTtacaaaaagaaaaggcaagCCAAGTCTTGTGTGCAGGACCTGCTACATAATTCAAGGTTCCTCCGTGTCATCCATTTCAACGGCCTTGAGGTGGACAAGGAGCTTCCCGCCGAAATCGGCAATGCTGTGAACCTGCAGTACATCCGAGTTACCTCCTGCTCCTTGGAGAAGATCCCATCATCAATTGGCAGGCTGTGCAACCTCCAAACTCTTGATGTCCGAGGCACGATGGTCCGAAGCCTTCCAGATGGGTTCTGGAGGATTCCGACGCTCCGTCATGTGCTGGGCGACCGTCTCATCTTGCCTAAATGTGTTGGTGACTTGAGGAATCTGCAGACACTCAACAGCATAAAGCCTGACTATGATGACGCCCATGCCTGGGGCAAGAATACCTTCACCCACATGACCCGCCTCTTGTACTTGCACATCCGGCGCGGTGAGAGTCAGGGCAGCCAGGACATCTTCTCCTACCACAAGAACAAGGCTGCCTTGGTAAAAGCAATAGCCATTCTCAAGTACCTTGTCGTCCTCATCATAAAAGCTCCTGTCATTCCCTCAGAAGTGTTCACTGTGTCCAACCTCCAACGTCTCAAGGCAATGGAACTGGTCGGGAAGCTTGACCTTCCTCAAAATGGCATCCCTGAGATGGAAGTCCGCAATCGCCTCCCAAATCTCAAGAAGCTGAGGCTTATGGAAACAATGGTGTCACAGGAATTCATCAACCAACTTGGAGGCCTGCAGTTCCTTTCCACCCTTGAACTAATCAGCAATTCTTTCAGGCACCTTATCTTCAAGGATGGATTTCACAGCCTCAAAGAATTGACGGTGCATGACGAGACACTCAACAGGTTGGAGATACATGAGTCGGCACTTCCCGAGCTTGGGGATCTGGATATTGTCAACCATAGCAAGGAGCTCCGTGTTGTGATCCATGGTCATTCCAGGCTTGTGAAAAACATTGAAGCTGAGGATGAAGAACTTTTGGGGATTATGGAAAACAACAAAGAGTGTGATTCCAATGCCTGAAGATTGAATGTGAGCTGATGTGCTTTTATGCATGCTTCTGATTGCAGTGTATTCTTATATATGTGCCCATGTATTTTATTCTGAGTATTTCGGAACCTTGTGTGCTTCTGCATGATGATTGTACTACAATGTACGTGTCACCCGTTAATTACCATGGTGTGTATTTGCTGTGTTGACATGAGTAACAAAGCTGTAAAATACTTGTTTGTTTTGCCTTTTTTTTGCAATGGATGTGGGAGTCACATACGTGATCAACTAATAACCAGCTGGGTGCACTACTTACTGCAGATACCCAGAGGGAGGATTGTGTGCCCTTGAAATAGATTGAGATGCTTTACCTTAACAAACACTATCATTGATTATTAGACATCTAACATCAAGTATCTTAAGCTGTTAAGTGACTGTTCCATGAGATTGTTGCCTCTCATTTAGACTGCTGATTTGGGTCTGTGCAGCAAATAAAATGCTTTGAAAAATCAATCGTGCATTATGGCTCAAGAAAGGCAACACCAATACTCAAAAGGCGTACTTACCTTATAGAGATGAAGAACGTGTCGAGAATTGGTGTCTATTGGAGAGAACAAAGTAGTGTATGCAGGTCGGCTACCGAGCAAAAGTCCTTGAGTAGTAAAAGGAATcggtgctcgtagcctaagagggagAGGGGCTGAATTAGACAAACTAAAACCTTAACCTCAAGCTCTAACTAATTTGCACATAAATTAAACTAagacatgctatctagatgtgcaactagtatTCTTTTAGTgtgaaaaccctcatcccaaaagagttatgcaacctatagccaatcctatcaagattctactctatgaaagtaaaggcacacaaagaatgcaataagtaaatgcggaagcttaaaggatggatgagagaaagcaaactctttgacacgaggatttatcccgtggttcggttagccacaaaggtacacctacatccacgttgttgaagcactcaaaaagagtattgcttccggcaatcaagtctcttccgtgaatacAATCACAATCATCTTGATCCcgttttccactaaggagcttcaccaagaagggtgggggtcttcacgtcccccacacaaagatgttgtcgccgctccacaccaagccggagggtcgaagacgtTGCCgacgagccaccaagactccaagggccAGCACACCGAGTACAAGAGGTGATTCTCTCCTAAGGCACACAACCTTGATCAcccactcactcaagagctaatctagcactaacacttaCAAAGCATGTGATAAATCTAAGAATGTGATCAATTTGCtctttggatggcttggagttgTTCTTCAATGTGCATGAGGTGTGgtctccagcaagcttcaaatgaccaggggaacccatatatagccctccaagttgaactagccgtttagagccgttAATCCTTTTTCTACGTAGgacgtcggataatccgaccaaGTGGTGTCGGATCATCCAGTCTCTCTAAGCACTGATGTATCCATTgagcttctgacagctgacgtagtAGGCACTGGATAGTCCGATGCGTTACTCCGACGGGGCATCGGATCATCCAGTCCTGAATAGTTTTCTTCTTTTGCGCCTGTAATGCTGACATCATTACTCCGACGCTTTAGTCCGAcggggcgtcggatcatccggtcctgAAGAGAACGCCCTGATCCCCAAGACATGCTCTCTGAAGTATACTACGACAATTAGTCTGACAGTCCTCTTTCGCTGGCGTTGGATCATCCAGTCGCACTGGGATTCTTCAACTGCATTCTGTGTCCTGTCAGAATTGATCCGACATGATGCGTCGGATAGTTTGACGGTGGGGGTGTCGGATAGTCCGACGGCACGTCGGATATTCCGGTGCCTCCTGAAAATCTTGTTTCTTCTTTGCACTTTATCCAACTtgcagcagtcatttggacacTCCAAATATATTCTATCTCTGCTTTTTCACTGCGACTAAAGTGTCTCGACGGTGGTTTGAATGTCTCGACGGTGAATTGGACGTCTCGGATATGGTTTGGACTCCATCCAAGGGACCTAAAAAttcctacaaatatgatcttgcaaactcgttagtcccattgattgtgttgtcatttgatcaccaaaatcactcgaaatggcctaaatggggccatgttcgttacaagtAGATAAGTTTTTCGATTAATAAATGGAGGGCAATATCTCCAATCTCTTTCGAATGTAGCATGTGCAAAGAGCAACAAAGTAATTGCAGTTAAAGATTTTGTTCAGCATAACAAAATGAGATGATTCTATATTTGTGTCACAGGCTGAAATGAAGTGTAGCTGTGTAAGTGTACCCATACTATTTCAGAGGAAGTATTCAGTTCCAAATATGTCACACTTAACAAACCACCAAGAAGAAAATAGACATCATTTCTtctatcatttttttttggaacgaacAGCACTCGATGAGTGCGTTTAGCTGGTTAACTCACAGTGTGAATTTGTTCTCGCTTTTGAGAAAAGTGTGAATTTCTTCTGGTATCCGATCCAGCATGAGTTTAACCTGCATGAATCTACTCAAGAAAATTATGATTTCACAAACCCCAAGAAACATTTTTGCACTTTATTTCAACTAATAGAAGACGTCCCGAAATACTTTATTTTGGTACTCGCTCCATTTGATGATGATTTCTTCCTTCTGCTTCTGTTTTCCACACTGCGTACAGTTGAAACAAAACAATAATATAAAGCAGTTACtgttgtttgaaaaaaaatacctGGGAAATTTGATGAACGAGCTTCTCAAGAACAGGCCGAATGTTCGAGAATGCAAACAAGTGCACTGAGGTCATCAATAGGTACACACCATTCATTCAGCGACAGTGTCTTTAACTTATGCCCTATTTAGATGAAaaatccaaaattccaaaactgtcacatcgaatgtatgtggcacatgcatagagtattaaatctagacgaaataaaaaaactaattgcacagtttgcttgaaaattacgagacaaatctaataagcctaGTTAGGCCATGATtactaaattgctatagtaacacatgctctaatgatggattaactaggctcattagattcatctcgtagtttatagatggaatctataatttattttgtaattagttcACATTTAATAGTTTAAATGTGTGCCGGCATATCCGATGTGATATTTACGGggtttttgcatctaaacaatgCCTTAGAAAATGCTGGGTTCATCTCAGATCCATTTTGAAAAATGAACTGAGCCACGTGCAAAAAAGTGTGCCCTAAAAAAACTTGGAAAAAGTGGAAAGAAAATGAGTATGGATATAGCCATGTAGGTGATGTAATATAGTCCCTGTTTGTTTCCGATTATAATCGGTTTATTGGTGGAAATAAGCGATAACCCCACCAAACACATCGCTTATTTTCGCTTCTGTGGTAATCTGCTTCAGAGATTTGAACTACGAGAAGCGAGAATCAAGAATCGAGAAAATCTTCACTTCTCTCGGCCATGATTAGATTATAAGCTAAACGAAAAAAAACATGGCCTTACCGTAACAATGTAACATGCATTCTGAAAATCGAATATTACCCTTAAAGTTATCTCCCTCAATG
The Panicum virgatum strain AP13 chromosome 6N, P.virgatum_v5, whole genome shotgun sequence genome window above contains:
- the LOC120679107 gene encoding putative disease resistance RPP13-like protein 3, translated to MAEAIVGSMLWKLQQVASREARTLVAVNEDIRSLRDKLMWMQAFLRDVQPSRRVQPNELIKVWLQQTRDAVFDAEDAVDQYFVQIDLSRFPSWSRATFSFFASFTTQVVVRRDLSSRIRLINDRLEGIIKNKDRYRLGESTTLGSIWRPSSSTSPLSEKMDDVVLPLVGREELVHNLKNLLYKSKEDHENVITVTGESGVGKTKLVRTLYDRRQTLSHFDIYEWVSFGPNLSASDVLKIIITRITVGEECHKDKITDKLKEILKGKKYLFVIDAELSDSEWSRIFPMLDVGVEAGSRIVRISQSTPHQPPPPYKEKRVVVPKFEDNEVVINLFKKTFLTYGRNELPEYPDESIEKFRMKILENTKGLPLAVVLLSGLLRTKKYPNEWETVFDHLKKMQSKQIDKILSLCFDDLHYDLKSCLLYFAALPVNTFIRAKNIVCMWMAEGFLVPKATTVEKVGEQYLKELIDRRLVNLAPVCYNVPGNERVAVQSKVHAFLQLEAQEQCFVEIHRGDDIPALSDVRRLSLQNHKDKYAALSQPLPKLRAILSNFEIEQEAPQVGEKLPGEAGEQDGNGCPGFSIRGGGYKKKRQAKSCVQDLLHNSRFLRVIHFNGLEVDKELPAEIGNAVNLQYIRVTSCSLEKIPSSIGRLCNLQTLDVRGTMVRSLPDGFWRIPTLRHVLGDRLILPKCVGDLRNLQTLNSIKPDYDDAHAWGKNTFTHMTRLLYLHIRRGESQGSQDIFSYHKNKAALVKAIAILKYLVVLIIKAPVIPSEVFTVSNLQRLKAMELVGKLDLPQNGIPEMEVRNRLPNLKKLRLMETMVSQEFINQLGGLQFLSTLELISNSFRHLIFKDGFHSLKELTVHDETLNRLEIHESALPELGDLDIVNHSKELRVVIHGHSRLVKNIEAEDEELLGIMENNKECDSNA